One segment of Desulfovermiculus halophilus DSM 18834 DNA contains the following:
- a CDS encoding MFS transporter yields the protein MFFLILGFGIHFLRHGMIFPLIPLYVQSLGAGESMVGVVVACFHILAMVLAIPLGSLMERFGLQTMLAAGAVCNVLYAVLLLVATSLWIVMLAQVIGGLGFLLLVVATQTHIGSLRENRFRERRFGIITLVSAVGQTLGPALGGVVFSWAGYSGAFWAALGLSMVGAVSVACLGPDIFRGQTRRSSGGGRQIMALLRNTHLVCTLFFTFSVIVVVSLRGSFLPLLLQQKGISEGQIGVLLSCFALAMTVIRVGVGRILGRTSRLNVLIGTLSCIIVGAGTLPLLDSSVSLSFFLALFGLGFGLSQPLSMVMISDVSGSGLAMGVRFFTITSANFLSSLTMGWIAEYFSLSAVFYLGAGFLAVMGLWISWTLASQGANRETEEDDDVQHRA from the coding sequence ATGTTTTTTCTCATTCTCGGTTTCGGCATTCATTTTCTGCGACACGGGATGATCTTTCCCCTGATCCCTTTGTACGTCCAGTCCCTTGGGGCCGGGGAGTCCATGGTCGGTGTGGTTGTGGCCTGCTTCCACATCCTGGCCATGGTCCTGGCCATCCCCCTGGGCAGCCTGATGGAACGGTTCGGCTTGCAAACCATGCTGGCCGCCGGTGCGGTGTGCAATGTGCTCTATGCCGTCCTGCTTTTGGTTGCAACCTCCCTGTGGATCGTGATGCTGGCCCAGGTTATCGGCGGACTGGGCTTCTTGCTCCTGGTGGTGGCCACCCAGACCCATATCGGCTCCCTCCGGGAAAACCGCTTTCGGGAAAGGCGGTTCGGGATCATCACCCTGGTTTCGGCCGTAGGCCAGACCCTGGGACCGGCCCTGGGAGGTGTTGTCTTTTCCTGGGCCGGCTATAGCGGAGCTTTCTGGGCTGCCCTGGGGCTTTCCATGGTGGGTGCAGTCTCTGTGGCCTGCCTGGGACCGGATATATTCCGGGGACAGACCCGGAGAAGCAGTGGCGGTGGACGGCAGATAATGGCCCTGCTGCGGAACACGCATCTGGTATGCACGTTGTTTTTCACCTTCAGCGTGATCGTGGTCGTGAGCCTCAGGGGATCCTTCCTCCCTCTTCTGCTTCAGCAGAAAGGCATCTCCGAAGGTCAGATAGGGGTGCTGCTTTCCTGTTTCGCCCTGGCCATGACCGTGATCCGGGTTGGGGTAGGCCGGATCCTGGGCAGGACCAGCAGGCTGAATGTGCTGATTGGAACCTTGTCCTGCATTATCGTTGGCGCGGGAACCCTGCCCCTTCTTGATTCGTCCGTTTCTCTGTCCTTTTTCCTGGCCCTCTTCGGGCTCGGCTTCGGTCTTTCCCAGCCCCTGTCCATGGTCATGATCTCCGATGTCAGCGGATCCGGGCTGGCCATGGGGGTCCGCTTTTTTACCATCACGTCAGCCAATTTTCTGAGTTCTTTGACAATGGGCTGGATAGCCGAGTACTTTAGCCTGTCGGCCGTGTTCTATCTCGGGGCCGGGTTCCTGGCTGTCATGGGCCTGTGGATCTCCTGGACCCTGGCCTCGCAAGGCGCAAACCGTGAGACTGAAGAGGATGACGATGTTCAGCACAGGGCTTAA
- a CDS encoding cytochrome b/b6 domain-containing protein: MQTGQTIYLYTRFERFWHWAQALLIIALLLTGFEIHSVYTLMGFESAYTVHNMCAWAWLVLYIFIIFWMLTTSEWKQYIPTFKKLFQVVWYYAVGIFQGKPHPVPKTKGAKHNPLQRLTYLGIVTVLVPFQIITGFLYYYYNLWPDLGLSWRLSTVAYLHTAGGFAFLAFLIVHTYMTTTGHTAFAHIKAMFTGEEEVTEVDTVQDWEVKQH; this comes from the coding sequence ATGCAGACAGGCCAGACCATATATCTGTATACCCGCTTTGAACGCTTTTGGCATTGGGCCCAGGCCCTGTTGATCATCGCCTTGCTGCTAACCGGGTTTGAAATCCATTCCGTATACACCCTGATGGGCTTTGAATCCGCGTACACTGTGCACAATATGTGCGCCTGGGCATGGCTGGTTCTGTATATCTTCATCATCTTTTGGATGCTGACCACATCAGAATGGAAGCAATATATCCCGACCTTCAAAAAGCTGTTTCAGGTCGTCTGGTACTACGCGGTAGGCATCTTCCAGGGCAAGCCGCATCCGGTGCCCAAGACCAAGGGAGCCAAGCACAATCCTTTGCAGCGGTTGACCTACCTGGGCATCGTCACTGTCCTGGTCCCTTTTCAGATCATTACCGGCTTTTTGTACTATTACTACAATCTCTGGCCGGATCTCGGGCTGAGCTGGCGGCTGTCCACGGTCGCCTACCTGCACACGGCAGGTGGATTCGCCTTCCTGGCCTTCCTCATCGTGCATACCTATATGACCACCACCGGGCACACGGCTTTCGCCCACATCAAGGCCATGTTCACCGGCGAGGAGGAGGTCACGGAGGTGGATACAGTGCAGGACTGGGAAGTCAAGCAGCACTGA
- a CDS encoding tetrathionate reductase family octaheme c-type cytochrome has product MEHARLWILLLGICCAAWIILSGSAPGWAAVQSESDPDYGAAEARKASKQAEHWITAEHSTFEVLQQDFASGPEVTKACLSCHNEAGEQVQNTIHWTWICPADPNEIMGKNGLTMNNFUMFIQSNEARCTSCHAGYGWKDKSFDFSSEQNIDCLVCHEQTGTYEKFPTGAGHPVDEPREFGGKMYYPPDWNAAAQSVSLPDRENCGACHFYGGGGDGVKHGDLDSSLLNPSRELDVHMSPEGGDFQCVRCHTTVGHRIAGRCYKIPAFEERTSLIEDDQVHRISCVSCHTTTPHKSGHKANDHTDRVACQTCHIPSFARENPTKMWWDWSTAGRLNEKGKPVVEKGPYGKAVYHGKKGSFRWAKDVPPDYAWFNGRMEYHLITDTIDPDQEPLEINHPLGGKDDPRSLIYPFKIHRGKQPYDTELNTLVNVHLFGSKESDAYWKNFHWPSAIQAGMDYMDLEFSGEYDFIETKYYFPITHMVAPQEDSLSCGSCHAPNGRMSALGGFYMPGRDASGLLDIVGWLVVAGSVLGVGIHALVRIISARMRT; this is encoded by the coding sequence ATGGAGCATGCACGGTTATGGATCCTGTTGCTGGGGATTTGCTGTGCAGCATGGATCATCCTTTCCGGAAGTGCCCCCGGGTGGGCGGCTGTCCAGTCCGAATCCGACCCGGACTACGGAGCGGCTGAAGCCAGAAAAGCGTCCAAGCAGGCTGAACACTGGATTACAGCCGAGCATTCCACGTTCGAGGTCCTGCAGCAGGACTTCGCCTCCGGGCCGGAGGTTACAAAAGCCTGCCTTTCCTGCCACAACGAAGCCGGTGAACAGGTTCAGAACACAATCCATTGGACCTGGATCTGTCCAGCCGATCCGAATGAAATAATGGGCAAAAACGGCCTGACCATGAACAATTTCTGAATGTTCATCCAGAGCAACGAGGCTCGTTGCACTTCCTGTCACGCCGGCTACGGCTGGAAGGACAAGTCCTTTGATTTTTCGTCTGAGCAGAACATAGATTGTCTTGTCTGCCACGAACAAACCGGGACATATGAAAAGTTCCCCACAGGCGCCGGTCACCCGGTTGATGAACCCCGAGAATTCGGAGGAAAGATGTATTATCCCCCGGACTGGAATGCTGCCGCCCAATCCGTCAGCCTGCCGGACCGGGAAAACTGCGGGGCCTGCCACTTCTACGGGGGCGGAGGGGACGGAGTGAAGCATGGGGATCTGGATTCTTCACTTCTCAATCCCAGCCGGGAGCTGGACGTGCACATGTCTCCTGAAGGCGGAGACTTCCAGTGCGTTCGCTGCCACACCACCGTCGGCCACCGCATCGCGGGCCGCTGCTACAAGATTCCGGCCTTTGAAGAGCGCACCAGCCTGATCGAAGACGACCAGGTCCACCGTATCTCATGCGTTTCCTGCCATACCACAACCCCACATAAGAGCGGGCACAAAGCCAACGACCACACTGACCGGGTGGCCTGTCAGACCTGCCATATCCCCTCTTTTGCCCGCGAGAACCCGACCAAGATGTGGTGGGACTGGTCCACTGCCGGACGGCTGAACGAGAAGGGCAAGCCGGTTGTGGAGAAGGGCCCCTATGGAAAAGCAGTATATCACGGGAAAAAAGGATCCTTCCGCTGGGCCAAGGATGTCCCTCCGGACTATGCCTGGTTCAATGGGCGGATGGAATACCATTTGATCACAGATACAATAGACCCCGACCAGGAACCGCTGGAGATCAACCATCCTTTAGGCGGGAAGGACGATCCCAGGTCTCTGATCTATCCTTTTAAGATCCACAGGGGTAAACAGCCGTACGACACCGAGCTGAACACCCTGGTCAATGTGCACCTGTTTGGATCCAAGGAATCCGACGCATATTGGAAAAACTTCCATTGGCCTTCAGCGATCCAGGCCGGGATGGACTACATGGACCTGGAGTTCAGCGGGGAATACGATTTCATCGAAACCAAATACTATTTTCCGATCACCCACATGGTGGCCCCACAGGAAGACTCCCTCAGCTGCGGGTCCTGCCATGCCCCAAACGGGAGAATGAGCGCACTGGGCGGGTTCTACATGCCCGGCCGGGACGCAAGCGGGCTGCTGGACATCGTTGGCTGGCTGGTTGTTGCTGGTTCTGTCCTTGGGGTGGGGATTCATGCCCTGGTCCGGATAATCAGCGCCCGCATGCGCACTTAG
- a CDS encoding 4Fe-4S dicluster domain-containing protein: MECIRLDSSINSGFIDQVARESEQDPYLCYQCGNCTAGCPNNFVYDIPVHRIMRLLQAGQKETILGSHSIWLCATCESCTTRCPNNIDVARIMDVLRHMARREGYVTEKRVKQFNDSFLHSVQKHGRVFELGTVMRFVARTGRFWTDVELGPKVLARGKMATRAHNIQGKEQVSKIINRFLGDERK, translated from the coding sequence ATGGAATGTATACGCCTGGATTCCAGCATAAATTCCGGGTTTATAGATCAGGTCGCCCGGGAGAGCGAGCAGGACCCGTACTTGTGCTATCAGTGCGGAAACTGTACTGCCGGATGCCCGAACAACTTTGTCTATGACATCCCGGTGCATCGGATAATGCGCCTTCTTCAAGCCGGACAGAAGGAGACGATACTCGGCTCTCATTCCATCTGGCTGTGCGCAACCTGTGAATCCTGCACTACTCGCTGCCCGAACAATATTGATGTAGCCAGAATCATGGATGTCCTGCGGCATATGGCCAGGCGGGAAGGGTATGTGACCGAAAAGCGGGTCAAGCAGTTCAATGACAGCTTCCTGCATTCTGTGCAGAAGCATGGACGGGTCTTTGAGCTCGGGACCGTCATGCGTTTTGTCGCCCGGACCGGCCGCTTCTGGACTGATGTCGAACTCGGACCCAAGGTCCTGGCCAGAGGCAAAATGGCCACCCGGGCCCATAATATTCAGGGCAAAGAGCAGGTGTCCAAGATCATCAACCGATTTCTGGGAGATGAAAGAAAATGA
- a CDS encoding CoB--CoM heterodisulfide reductase iron-sulfur subunit B family protein, with the protein MSSELTYAYYPGCSGLSTSLDYERSTRAVCSALGMTLKDIPDWSCCGSTPAHTVDHVLSAALSARNLALAESMGVQSVLTPCPSCLTNLKVAGHRMEKDDFKKEVNALLDHPCANSLTTKSVLQALVQDVGMDKIAERVRKPLKGIKVAPYYGCLMNRPPEVMDFDDPENPVSMDRILQALGADVLDFPLKVECCGGSFGVARKDVVVHLSGKLLGLARDMGADAVVTACPLCQMNLDLRQSQINAHLKETFNLPVFYYTQLAGVALGLDPDHLLLKKLVVKPWKVLHKIQEPEAAAV; encoded by the coding sequence ATGAGCTCAGAGTTGACCTATGCATATTACCCCGGGTGTTCGGGCTTGAGCACCTCCTTGGATTATGAGCGATCAACCCGGGCTGTTTGCTCGGCCCTGGGCATGACCCTCAAGGATATTCCCGATTGGAGCTGTTGCGGATCAACTCCGGCCCATACCGTCGATCACGTCCTGTCCGCCGCATTGTCGGCCCGCAATCTGGCCCTGGCCGAGTCCATGGGGGTGCAGTCCGTGCTCACTCCATGTCCGAGCTGCCTGACAAACTTGAAGGTTGCCGGGCATCGGATGGAGAAAGATGATTTCAAAAAAGAAGTGAACGCCCTCTTGGATCATCCATGCGCCAACTCGCTGACCACCAAGTCCGTGCTCCAGGCCCTGGTCCAGGATGTGGGGATGGACAAGATCGCGGAGAGGGTGCGCAAGCCCTTAAAAGGCATAAAGGTCGCCCCTTATTACGGATGCCTGATGAATCGTCCTCCGGAGGTCATGGATTTTGACGATCCGGAAAACCCTGTGTCCATGGACCGGATCTTACAGGCCCTGGGCGCAGACGTCCTGGATTTCCCTCTGAAGGTCGAGTGTTGCGGCGGTTCGTTTGGAGTGGCCAGAAAAGATGTCGTGGTGCATTTGTCCGGAAAGCTGCTCGGCCTGGCCCGGGACATGGGAGCGGATGCTGTGGTCACTGCCTGTCCGTTGTGCCAGATGAATCTTGATCTGCGCCAATCCCAGATCAATGCCCACTTAAAGGAAACATTCAATCTGCCGGTTTTTTATTACACCCAGCTTGCGGGGGTGGCCCTGGGCCTGGATCCTGACCATCTTTTGCTCAAAAAGCTGGTGGTCAAGCCATGGAAGGTTCTACACAAGATTCAGGAGCCGGAAGCCGCAGCTGTCTAA
- a CDS encoding CoB--CoM heterodisulfide reductase iron-sulfur subunit A family protein codes for MRLGVFICHCGSNIAGTVDVAQVAERAKSFPDVVYSTDTLYACSEPGQEGIVQAIQDYNLDGVVVASCTPRMHEPTFRRAVERGGLNRYKFEMANIREHVSWVSKDQEANTAKAADLVHMAVEKLRQDRALFPKTFDINKRVMVIGGGVAGIQAALDCAEGGLEVILVEKTTSIGGKMAKLDKTFPTVDCSSCILGPKMVDVSMHPNITLYAYSEVEEVGGYVGNFEVSVRKKATYVDWDKCTGCGLCMEKCPSKKSYDAFNEGIAPTTAINIPFPQAIPKRAAINPDYCRQFIKGKCGVCEKVCPTKAINYDMQDEVVSEKVGAIVVATGYDLFDHSKYTEYGGGRYKDVITSMQYERLLNASGPTSGHIKRPSDGKEPQNVVFVQCVGSRDKSVDRPYCSGFCCMYTAKQTILTKDHLPDSQSYVFYMDIRAPGKQYDEFTRRAMEEYGARYIRGRVSQIYPHGDSLIVRGVDTLMGTQVEVEADLVVLAVGAECSSGAGELAETLRISYDAYGFYMESHPKLKPVETNTAGIYLAGCCQGPKDIPSSVGQGSAAASKILALFSRDQLESDPQVAQVNQARCVGCGKCISTCPFGAIQEIQDRGGNPKAEVIETICQGCGLCSVTCPQKAIQLQHFTDNQILAEVNALCQPMMEESFES; via the coding sequence ATGCGACTCGGCGTATTTATATGTCATTGCGGAAGCAATATCGCCGGTACGGTGGATGTGGCTCAGGTGGCGGAGCGAGCCAAGTCCTTCCCGGATGTGGTGTATTCCACGGATACCTTGTACGCCTGTTCCGAGCCGGGGCAGGAGGGTATCGTGCAGGCCATTCAGGACTACAATCTGGACGGCGTGGTGGTCGCTTCCTGCACCCCCCGGATGCATGAGCCCACCTTTCGGCGGGCCGTGGAACGGGGCGGTCTGAACCGCTACAAGTTCGAAATGGCCAATATCCGGGAGCATGTCTCCTGGGTCAGCAAGGACCAAGAGGCGAATACAGCCAAGGCAGCGGATCTGGTGCACATGGCTGTGGAAAAGCTCCGCCAGGACCGGGCCCTGTTTCCCAAGACCTTTGATATCAATAAGCGGGTCATGGTTATCGGCGGTGGAGTGGCCGGGATCCAGGCCGCCCTGGATTGCGCCGAAGGCGGGCTGGAAGTGATTCTGGTGGAAAAGACCACCAGCATCGGCGGCAAGATGGCCAAGCTGGACAAGACGTTTCCCACGGTGGACTGTTCCTCCTGCATCCTGGGGCCGAAGATGGTCGATGTGTCCATGCATCCGAACATCACCCTGTACGCCTACTCAGAGGTGGAGGAAGTTGGCGGATATGTGGGGAACTTCGAGGTCTCGGTGCGTAAAAAGGCAACCTATGTGGACTGGGACAAGTGCACTGGCTGCGGGTTGTGCATGGAAAAATGCCCGAGCAAGAAATCATATGACGCCTTCAATGAGGGCATCGCGCCGACCACGGCCATCAACATCCCCTTTCCTCAGGCCATCCCCAAGCGGGCGGCCATCAATCCCGACTACTGCCGGCAGTTCATCAAGGGCAAGTGCGGGGTGTGTGAGAAGGTCTGCCCCACGAAGGCCATAAACTACGACATGCAGGACGAGGTGGTCAGCGAAAAGGTGGGGGCCATTGTCGTGGCCACCGGCTATGACCTGTTTGATCACTCCAAGTACACGGAGTACGGCGGCGGCCGCTACAAGGACGTCATCACCTCCATGCAGTATGAGCGCCTGCTCAACGCATCCGGCCCCACGAGCGGACACATCAAGAGGCCTTCGGACGGCAAGGAGCCTCAGAACGTGGTCTTTGTCCAGTGCGTGGGTTCCAGGGACAAATCTGTGGACCGGCCCTATTGTTCCGGCTTTTGCTGCATGTACACCGCCAAGCAGACCATATTGACCAAAGACCACCTGCCGGACTCGCAGTCGTATGTCTTTTACATGGACATCAGGGCCCCGGGCAAGCAATACGACGAATTCACCCGCCGGGCCATGGAAGAATACGGAGCCAGGTATATCCGGGGCCGGGTTTCCCAGATCTATCCCCACGGAGACTCCCTGATCGTTCGGGGCGTGGACACCCTGATGGGCACCCAGGTGGAGGTCGAAGCCGACCTGGTGGTCCTGGCAGTGGGTGCGGAATGCTCGTCTGGGGCCGGGGAGCTGGCCGAGACCTTGCGCATCTCCTATGACGCCTACGGCTTCTACATGGAGAGTCATCCCAAGCTCAAGCCGGTTGAGACCAATACCGCCGGCATATATCTGGCCGGGTGCTGCCAGGGGCCCAAGGACATCCCTTCCTCTGTCGGCCAGGGGTCGGCCGCCGCCTCCAAGATCCTGGCCCTGTTTTCCAGGGATCAGCTTGAATCGGATCCTCAAGTGGCTCAGGTGAATCAGGCCCGGTGCGTGGGCTGCGGCAAATGCATTTCCACCTGTCCATTCGGGGCCATTCAAGAGATACAGGACAGAGGCGGAAATCCCAAAGCCGAGGTTATCGAGACCATCTGTCAGGGCTGCGGGCTGTGTTCTGTGACCTGTCCCCAAAAAGCTATTCAACTGCAGCACTTTACAGACAATCAGATCCTTGCGGAGGTCAACGCGCTATGTCAGCCCATGATGGAAGAGAGCTTCGAATCATAG
- a CDS encoding hydrogenase iron-sulfur subunit, producing the protein MSAHDGRELRIIGFLCNWCSYGGADTAGVARLSQPTDLRIVRLPCTGRMDPLFMFKSLFTGADGVLVSGCHPRDCHYSEGNFYARRRLELAKRLLPLLGFDQRRFEYTWVSASEGQRWQTVVTKFTDQIHELGPAPKVGLSPETAARMAEAG; encoded by the coding sequence ATGTCAGCCCATGATGGAAGAGAGCTTCGAATCATAGGATTCTTGTGCAACTGGTGCTCTTACGGCGGGGCGGACACTGCAGGCGTAGCCCGTCTCAGCCAGCCGACGGATTTGCGGATTGTCCGCTTGCCGTGTACCGGACGAATGGATCCCCTGTTCATGTTTAAATCCCTTTTCACCGGTGCGGACGGGGTCCTGGTTTCCGGGTGTCACCCCAGGGACTGCCATTATTCCGAAGGCAATTTCTACGCCCGGCGGAGGCTGGAGCTGGCCAAAAGGCTTTTGCCGCTTCTGGGATTTGATCAGCGCAGGTTTGAATACACCTGGGTTTCGGCCTCGGAGGGCCAACGCTGGCAGACAGTGGTCACCAAGTTCACGGATCAAATCCATGAACTCGGTCCAGCCCCAAAAGTGGGCCTTAGCCCCGAGACCGCGGCCAGGATGGCAGAGGCCGGGTAA
- a CDS encoding 4Fe-4S dicluster domain-containing protein translates to MSMLEELKTKIKDELPNLDWVIGWKQGFDPLQATPHFMRTEQDVDQLIYNPLCAQNLATFLPGMKDKKVGILVKGCDSRTIVELLQENLITRENLVIFGLPCSGAVDVSKVRKEIDSPGRITEVTFDGGHIRISTKQGSSSLALADVLLPKCRTNPYAMPVIADHVFGQEEKAGPCGQGESPALEALEAMSLEQRFDYWQYHMDRCIRCYACRNACPMCVCRDHCIADTRDPHWLSQETDVQQKWMFQLIHVMHLAGRCTECGECERACPMDIPILSLRQKLNREIKDLFDYEAGVDPEAVPPLLTFKVEEANINERGW, encoded by the coding sequence TTGAGCATGCTCGAAGAGCTGAAGACGAAGATAAAGGATGAGCTTCCAAACCTGGATTGGGTCATCGGATGGAAGCAGGGGTTTGATCCTCTTCAGGCCACGCCGCATTTCATGCGCACCGAACAGGATGTGGATCAGCTGATCTACAATCCTCTCTGTGCCCAGAATCTGGCCACGTTCTTGCCTGGCATGAAGGACAAAAAAGTCGGAATCCTGGTTAAGGGATGCGACAGCCGGACGATTGTCGAGCTGCTTCAGGAAAACCTGATCACCCGGGAAAATCTGGTCATTTTCGGACTGCCCTGCTCCGGAGCGGTGGATGTGTCCAAGGTGCGCAAGGAGATTGACTCTCCGGGCCGGATTACCGAGGTGACCTTCGACGGCGGACACATCCGGATAAGCACAAAACAAGGGTCATCGTCCCTGGCACTTGCGGATGTGCTTTTGCCCAAGTGCCGGACCAATCCCTACGCAATGCCGGTTATTGCCGATCATGTATTTGGTCAGGAAGAAAAGGCCGGTCCCTGCGGGCAGGGTGAGTCTCCGGCCCTGGAGGCCTTGGAGGCCATGTCCCTTGAGCAGCGGTTCGACTACTGGCAATACCACATGGATCGCTGCATCCGCTGCTATGCCTGCCGGAACGCATGCCCCATGTGCGTCTGCCGCGATCACTGCATCGCGGATACCCGGGATCCGCATTGGCTGAGCCAGGAGACGGATGTGCAGCAAAAATGGATGTTCCAGCTCATCCATGTCATGCATCTGGCCGGAAGGTGTACGGAATGCGGGGAATGCGAGCGGGCCTGCCCCATGGACATTCCCATCTTGAGCCTGCGTCAGAAGCTGAACCGGGAGATCAAGGACCTCTTTGACTATGAAGCAGGTGTGGATCCGGAAGCAGTCCCTCCGCTGCTGACCTTCAAGGTTGAAGAGGCCAATATCAACGAGAGAGGATGGTAA
- a CDS encoding 4Fe-4S dicluster domain-containing protein codes for MAAKTFLTHDDIPTWLDTLRDAARVLVPTDVDGTVKFEAYDSEREIILKAQATAPPKEAVFPQTETLLRYRYYKDPEHPETQSVDLKEDLPEDKVVVFGARPCGTRGFVIYDRVFATDAITDPYYKARRDNTAFITIACDTAEHTCFCHWVGSHPADSEGSDVVLHPVQDGYVAHAVTEKGEQLLEQAGGQKASSDQEKEAQAVQDRVMEELGEAPDLSGVPASLLQIFDNLDFWNDVSAKCISCGACTYLCPTCYCFNITDESYGLSGKRIRTWDNCMSYLFTLEGSGHNPRMTKAHRLRNRVGHKFSYYPELHGGVFACCGCGRCIKHCPMAVDIREIILRAKETADEQSVSA; via the coding sequence ATGGCGGCAAAGACCTTTTTGACCCATGACGATATCCCCACCTGGCTGGACACATTGCGCGACGCCGCACGGGTGCTGGTTCCGACCGATGTGGACGGAACAGTGAAGTTCGAGGCCTACGATTCCGAAAGGGAAATAATCCTTAAGGCCCAGGCCACTGCTCCGCCCAAGGAAGCGGTGTTTCCCCAGACCGAGACCCTGTTGCGGTATCGGTATTACAAGGATCCGGAGCACCCGGAGACCCAGTCTGTTGACCTCAAGGAAGACCTGCCTGAGGACAAGGTGGTGGTTTTTGGGGCCCGACCCTGCGGCACACGAGGATTTGTGATTTACGACCGGGTTTTTGCCACCGATGCAATCACGGATCCCTACTATAAGGCCAGGCGGGACAATACAGCATTTATCACCATTGCCTGCGACACAGCGGAGCATACCTGCTTCTGCCATTGGGTGGGCAGCCATCCGGCGGACAGCGAAGGATCGGACGTGGTGCTCCACCCGGTGCAGGACGGTTACGTGGCCCACGCGGTAACCGAGAAGGGTGAACAGCTTTTGGAGCAGGCCGGGGGGCAGAAGGCATCTTCTGACCAGGAAAAAGAGGCCCAGGCTGTTCAGGACCGGGTCATGGAGGAGCTGGGGGAAGCGCCGGATCTTTCCGGCGTTCCGGCCAGCCTGCTGCAGATCTTCGACAACCTGGATTTCTGGAACGATGTATCGGCCAAATGCATCAGCTGCGGGGCCTGTACCTACTTGTGCCCCACCTGCTATTGCTTCAACATCACCGACGAATCCTATGGATTGTCCGGCAAGCGGATACGGACCTGGGACAACTGCATGTCCTATCTCTTTACCCTGGAAGGCAGCGGGCACAATCCGCGGATGACCAAAGCTCACCGTCTTCGGAACAGAGTGGGGCACAAGTTCAGTTACTATCCGGAGCTGCACGGGGGAGTGTTCGCCTGTTGCGGCTGCGGACGGTGCATCAAGCATTGCCCAATGGCAGTGGATATCCGGGAAATCATCCTGCGCGCCAAGGAGACAGCTGATGAACAATCCGTATCTGCCTGA
- a CDS encoding FAD/NAD(P)-binding protein: MNNPYLPDIATIKEIIQETPNIKTFRVVLNDQSRMEEFSFKPGQVGQLSVFGVGESTFVINSPPTRTEHLQFSAMQVGEVTTRLHSLQEGDQIGVRAPLGNSFPIESMKGKDILIVGGGIGMAPLRTLMLTMLDKRDEFGDITVIYGARSPQDLCYTYEFDQWQSQGANLVLTVDREFPDWDGRVGFVPAVLTEEAPSPKNKVAITCGPPIMIKFVLKGLKDLGFEDEQIITTLEKRMKCGVGLCGRCNIGTHYVCVDGPVFTYAQLKALPSEL; the protein is encoded by the coding sequence ATGAACAATCCGTATCTGCCTGATATAGCGACCATCAAGGAGATTATTCAGGAGACCCCGAATATTAAGACATTCCGGGTGGTTCTTAACGACCAGTCGCGGATGGAGGAGTTTTCATTCAAACCCGGTCAAGTGGGCCAGCTCTCGGTTTTTGGAGTGGGCGAGTCCACCTTTGTCATCAACTCCCCCCCGACCAGGACGGAACATTTGCAGTTCAGCGCCATGCAGGTGGGTGAGGTGACCACCCGTCTGCATTCCCTGCAGGAGGGGGACCAGATCGGAGTCCGGGCTCCCCTGGGCAATTCCTTCCCCATCGAGTCCATGAAGGGCAAGGACATCCTTATTGTCGGAGGCGGAATCGGGATGGCTCCTTTGCGGACCCTGATGCTGACCATGCTCGACAAACGGGACGAGTTCGGGGACATCACTGTGATCTATGGGGCCAGGTCGCCGCAGGATCTGTGCTATACATACGAGTTTGATCAGTGGCAGTCCCAGGGGGCGAACCTGGTGCTCACCGTGGACCGGGAGTTCCCCGACTGGGACGGTCGGGTGGGGTTTGTCCCCGCTGTGCTGACCGAAGAGGCGCCGAGCCCAAAGAACAAAGTGGCCATCACCTGCGGGCCGCCAATCATGATCAAGTTTGTGCTCAAGGGGCTCAAGGATCTGGGCTTTGAGGACGAACAGATCATCACCACCCTGGAAAAGCGGATGAAGTGCGGGGTTGGTCTATGCGGCCGCTGCAATATCGGCACCCATTATGTCTGCGTCGATGGACCGGTGTTTACCTATGCCCAGCTCAAGGCCCTGCCTTCGGAGCTGTAG